The genomic window CCTGGGTCGCTTCACCGTGTCACCCCGATCGCTCCGCCACCGACTCCGCTGCCGCTCACGAGGCGCGCATCGTCTCCTCGGAGACGCCGTCCGCGTGCTCGCCGTCGAGCATGCGCTGCCAGATCTGCGGGAACTCCGGCATCGTCTTCGCCGTGGTGCCGATGTCGTCGACCTCGACGCCGGGCACGGCGAGTCCGATGAGCGCACCGGTCGTCGCCATGCGGTGGTCGTGCATGGCATGCCACACGCCGCCGCGCAGCGGCCGCGGCACGATGCGGATGCCGTCGGGCAGCTCTTCCGCCTCGCCGCCGAGGCCACGCAGTTCGGCGACCAGTGCCGCGATCCGGTCGGTCTCGTGCCCGCGGATGTGACCGATGCCGTGGAGGGTCGAGGGCGACTCGGCGAAGGCCGCGAGCGCGAAGATCGTCGGGGTGAGCTCGCCCGCCGCCGACAGGTCGAGGTCGACGCCCTGGATGCCGGTGCCCCCGGTGACGGTGAGTGCGCCGCCGCGACGGACGACGCGGGCGCCCATCAGCGACAGGATCTCGGTGAGCATGGCGCCGGGCTGGGTGGAGTGGGCCGGCCAACCGGTGACCGACACGGATCCGCCGACGATCATCGCCGCAGCGAGGAACGGCGCCGCGTTGGACAGGTCGGGTTCGATCGCGACATCCTTGCCGCGGACGGGACCTGCCGGCACGATCCACTCGCCGACGCCCGGACGCTCGACGTGCACACCGCGGTGCGCGAGGGCCTCGACGGTCATGTCGATGTGCGGAATGCTCGGAAGCCGCTCGCCCGCGTGGCGCAGCTGCAGACCGACGTCGAAGCGCGGCGCGGCGAGCAGCAGGCCCGAGACGAACTGGCTCGAGGCGCTGGCGTCGATGGTGACCTCGCCCCCGCGCACGTGGCCGTGCCCGCGGATGATGAAGGGCAGGGCCCAGTGGCCGCCGTCGTCGATGTCGACGCCGACGTCGCGCAGCGCGGTGATCATGGCGCCCATGGGGCGGTGGAGGGCGCTCTCGTGCGCGGTGAGCGTGACATCGCCGCGGGCGAAACCGCCCAGCCCGGCGACGAACCGCATGACGGTGCCGGCCTGACCGCAGTCCACCTCGGTGTCGCCGTGCATCGGCCACACCGGGGTCACCTCGATGTCGTCGCCGTACAGTCCGGTGCCGGGAACGAGCTCGATGCCGACGCCGAGCGAACGCAGGGCGTCGATCATGCGCGCCGAATCGTCGGAGTGCAGCGGCGCGATGAGGCGGCTCGGGGCGTCGGCGAGTGCGGCGAGGATGAGCTCGCGATTCGTCAGGGATTTCGAGGCGGGGACGGTCACCGTCGCATGCAGCGGGCCGTCTGCGACGGGAGCGTGCCAATGGCCGCGCTCGATCGGCGCGGAGGTCGGGGAATACGCGTCGGCTGTCATCGGGTTCTACCCTACTGAACGGCTCCGGAACGACGCGTAATGCACGTCGACACGGGCCGCGAGCCACCCACCGAACGGAGCTGGATGTTCGCCACTCTCGACCGCCTCGACCTCGAGGCGCCGCTGCTGCACAGCGGGCCCGTCGCGCCGGTCCCCGGCGGCCTGGAGGCCGCCGCCGTAGACTGGCGCGTGATGAGCGACCCGATCGACCAGACGGACCAGGTGCAGGATCCGCGCGCGCAGTTCGAAGAGCAGGCACTGCCCTTCATGGACCAGCTGTACGCCGCCGCCATGCGCATGACTCGCAACCCCGCGGACGCGGCCGACCTCGTGCAGGAGACCTTCGTCAAGGCTTTCGCCTCGTGGAAGACGTTCACGCAGGGCACGAACCTCAAGGCGTGGCTGTACCGCATCCTGACCAACACCTACATCAACACCTATCGCAAGAAGCAGCGCGAGCCGTACCAGGGCACGATCGATGACCTCGAGGACTGGCAGCTCGGCGGTGCCGAGTCGACCACTGCGTCGAGCACCCGCTCGGCCGAGGCCGAGGCGATCGACCACATGCCCGCGTCGGTCGTGAAGGACGCGCTGCAGTCCATCCCGGAGGATTTCCGGCTGGCGGTGTACCTCGCCGACGTCGAGGGCTTCGCCTACCAGGAGATCGCCGACATCATGAAGACCCCCATCGGCACGGTCATGAGCCGTCTGCATCGTGGCAGGCGGATGCTTCGTGAACTGCTGGCCGACTACGCAAAAGAGCGCGGCATCGCGACTGCCGCCACGAGGAGCACGAAATGACCGACTGCGGCTGTGAGAAGGCCCGGCGCGACCTGGAGGAGTACCTGCGCCACGAGGTCTGCAAGACCGAACAGGGCGACATCGCCGAGCACCTCGAGAACTGTGCGAGCTGCCGCGACGAGGCTCTCGTCGCACGGACCCTGACCGAGGTGGTCGCCCGGGCCTGCAAGGAGAGCGCACCCGAAGAGCTGCGCGATCAGGTGCTGGCCAAGCTGCGGGCGGTTCAGGCGACGCACTGACGGCTGGCGTTCGCCGCGGTGCGGCGGGCACGGTGGTGCCGGCCGTCAGCCGGCCGGGGTGAAGATCGTGAGCGCGCCGGGCACCACGTCGACCCTGAGCGGCAGGGCCCCTATGGGGTCGCCGTCCGCGTACGCGGTGACGCCCGGCGAAGACAGTCGCACCGCGCGCACGCGCCGGATCGACACCTCGGCAACCCCGCCGTGCGTGCCGCGGTACACCCGCGGCAGCAGCCGAAGCAGACGCAGGCGGCCGGCGGGGCGCACCAGCACCAGATCGAGCAGCCCGTCCGCCGGGTCGGCGTCCGGGCAGATCGGGATGCCGCCCCCGTAGGTGCGCCCGTTGCCGACCGTCGCCATCACGAGGTCGCCGCTCAGGTTTTCTCGTGTGCCGTCGGCCAGCTCGAGTTCGACCTCGTACGGGATGCCGGCGAGCGTCAGGAACTCGACGAGGATCGCGATGTTGTACCGCGAGCCGCCGCGCGGCCATCGCATCGCGTTGGCGCGGTCGTTGACCTTCGAATCGAAGCCGCTGGCCAGCACCGAGCCGAAGTACTGCGTCGAGCCGTCGCTGCGGGTCACGCGGGCGAGGTCGACCCGCCGAGTGCGACCGCCGGCGATGGTGTCGGCCGCAGCCGTGACGTCGAGTTCGCGCAGCCCCAGGGTGGCCGCGAAGTCGTTGCCGCTGCCGGAGGGGACGATGCCCAGAGGGATGCCGGTCCCCGCGACCTCCTGGATCGCGAGGTTGACGGTGCCGTCGCCCCCCGCGACCGCGACGGCGTCCACGCCGACCTGGATCGCGGCGCGCAGCAGGGCGGAGGACTCGGCCGCGCTGCCGCCGCTCAAGATCGATGTCTGCACACCGCGGGTGCGCAGGTGCTCGGCCGCGCGCGTCGCGGCGCCCGTGTGCGCCCCGGCGCGTGCAGCGGGATTGACGAGAAGCGCGACCTTCATGCGCGGTCGGCCGGTTCGGCCGCCGGGGTCACGAGGGCGCCCGGGTTCATGATGCCGGTCGGATCGAGGACGCGCTTCACCGCGCGGAGCACCTCGACCCCGAGTGCGCCGATCTCCGCCTCGAGGTAGGGGCGGTGGTCGCGCCCTACGGCATGGTGGTGGGTGATCGTGCCGTGCGTCTCTCCGATCGCGCGGGACGCGGCATCCTTCGCCCTCGCCCACCGGGTCTGCGGATCATCGGTGAGTGCGGCGACGACGGTGAAGTACAGCGAGGCGCCTGCCGGATAGACGTGCGAGATGTGGCAGAGCACGAGGGGCTTGGTGCCGGTCGCGGTGAGACTCTCGGTCAGCGCGGCCGTGACGGCGTGCTTCAGAGCGGGCAGGTGCGTCCAGGTCGCCGCGGTCTCGAGGGTCTCGGCGAGGATGCCGCTGTCCATGAGGGTGTCGCGCAGCGCCGGAGAGGCGAAACGGCCGCGCTCCCACGATCGGGCAGGGTCTTCGCCGCGCGAGGTGGCGCCGTGTGCGGTGCACACCGCGGCGAGGTCGTCTCGCGTGGCTTCGGCCTCGGCGGGGGCCGCGCCCTCGAAGGTCGCGACGGCCAGGCATCCGCGCAGACGGGTGAGATGGCCGCCCAACGCGGCGTTCACGCGCGTCTCGGTCTCGTCGCTCAGCCGCAGCACGGTGGGACGGATGCCGCGCTGCGTGGCTTCGCGGAACGCCGACGCGCCACTGGCGAAGTCCGGGAAGGACCATGCGCCGTAGGCGGTCGCCGCCGGGGTCGGGCGGACGCGGACGGTGACCTCGGTGAGAACGCCGAAGGCACCCTCGGATCCGAGGAAGAGCTGGCGGAGGTCGGGGCCGGCGGCGCTCGCGGGGGAGCGGCCGAGGGCGAGATCACCGGCCGGCGTGGCTACGCGGAGCGCGTGGACGAGGTCGTCGAAGCGGCCGTAGCCGCGCGACGCCTGACCGCTCGACCGCGTCGCCGCATACCCGCCCAGCGAGGCGTAGGCGAAGCTCTGCGGGAAGTGGCCGAGGGTGAGGCCGCGCGCTCCGAGCAGCTCCTCGGCCTGCGGACCGGTGGTGCCGGCGCCGAACGTCGCGAGGAGCGAGACCTCGTCGAGCGCGAGGAGGGCGGCGGTGCGGGTGAGGTCGAGCGCGATGACGGCGCGGTGCTCTCCCCTCGCGGGGTCGACGCCGCCGACGACCGACGTGCCCCCGCCGAAGGGGATGACGGCGATGCCGCGCTCCGCGCAGACGCTCAGCACCGCGGCGACCTCGTCGTGGTCGGCGGGCGAGGCGACGGCGTCGGGAGCGGCCTGGGGGTCGTCCAGCCGGCGGTGCAGCAGGTCCGCGGTGCTCTTGCCTCCGAGGTGCAGCAGCCGCACCTCGTCGTCGCGCGTCACGTGATCGCGGCCCACGACCCGGGCGAGGGCGTCGAGGTCGGCGTCCGACAGCAGCGGCGGCGTCAGGGCCGGCACGGCGCGCCGTCGCACGGGGTGCGCCTTGCCGGGGAGGACGGTCGCGATGATCGCTTTCGCCGCGGCGGGCAGGCGGGCGGCTTCCGAGCCCCAGGCGTCCCACGCACCGCGGGGTCGCAGCGTGGGCACTGCGAGGGGACGCGCCGGGGGAGCAGGTTCGCCGGGAGGATCGGTGTGCGCCATCGCAGCCATGGCGACAGTATGACACGTTCTGTATGGTTGTCACATGGCCGATGGAGTGCCCGACACCGAGACCGCGATCCTCGACGCTGCGCTCGCCGAGGTGCTGGCGCACGGGATACGCCGGACGACGGCATCCGATATCGCCCGCCGCTGCGGGATCGCGCGGCAGACGCTCTACCGCTATTGGCCGGACGCGCAGGCGGTGTTCGCCGCGCTCGTCACCCGCGAGCTGGTCGCGGCGCTCCCCGCCGAGCAGGGGGAGTGCGCCGATCTCGACGAGCTTGCCGGCCTTCTCGCCGAGACCGCCGACCGCGTACGCCGGCTGCCCCTGGTCGATCGGCTGCGCGACACGGATCCCGAGCTCTTCGCGCGGTACATCCTCGACCGGCTCGGAGCGAGCCAGCGCGCGATCCTCGCCGAGACCGCGCGGCGCATCGCCGCGGGGCAGCGGGCCGGGTTCGTGCGCCCGGCAGATCCGCAGCAGCTCGCCGCGATGGTGCTGCTGATCGCCCAATCCGCGGTGCAGTCCGCACCGCTCGTGGCCGAGTGGCTGCCTGAGGGCGCATGGCGCACCGAGCTCGGGCATGCGCTGCGCGGGTACCTCGGATACGGGACCGAGGCGGCGTGAACGCCAGGAGGCCGGGGCTGCATCATGTA from Microbacterium sp. ProA8 includes these protein-coding regions:
- a CDS encoding helix-turn-helix domain-containing protein codes for the protein MADGVPDTETAILDAALAEVLAHGIRRTTASDIARRCGIARQTLYRYWPDAQAVFAALVTRELVAALPAEQGECADLDELAGLLAETADRVRRLPLVDRLRDTDPELFARYILDRLGASQRAILAETARRIAAGQRAGFVRPADPQQLAAMVLLIAQSAVQSAPLVAEWLPEGAWRTELGHALRGYLGYGTEAA
- a CDS encoding sigma-70 family RNA polymerase sigma factor → MSDPIDQTDQVQDPRAQFEEQALPFMDQLYAAAMRMTRNPADAADLVQETFVKAFASWKTFTQGTNLKAWLYRILTNTYINTYRKKQREPYQGTIDDLEDWQLGGAESTTASSTRSAEAEAIDHMPASVVKDALQSIPEDFRLAVYLADVEGFAYQEIADIMKTPIGTVMSRLHRGRRMLRELLADYAKERGIATAATRSTK
- a CDS encoding diacylglycerol kinase is translated as MKVALLVNPAARAGAHTGAATRAAEHLRTRGVQTSILSGGSAAESSALLRAAIQVGVDAVAVAGGDGTVNLAIQEVAGTGIPLGIVPSGSGNDFAATLGLRELDVTAAADTIAGGRTRRVDLARVTRSDGSTQYFGSVLASGFDSKVNDRANAMRWPRGGSRYNIAILVEFLTLAGIPYEVELELADGTRENLSGDLVMATVGNGRTYGGGIPICPDADPADGLLDLVLVRPAGRLRLLRLLPRVYRGTHGGVAEVSIRRVRAVRLSSPGVTAYADGDPIGALPLRVDVVPGALTIFTPAG
- a CDS encoding FAD-binding oxidoreductase, whose protein sequence is MAAMAHTDPPGEPAPPARPLAVPTLRPRGAWDAWGSEAARLPAAAKAIIATVLPGKAHPVRRRAVPALTPPLLSDADLDALARVVGRDHVTRDDEVRLLHLGGKSTADLLHRRLDDPQAAPDAVASPADHDEVAAVLSVCAERGIAVIPFGGGTSVVGGVDPARGEHRAVIALDLTRTAALLALDEVSLLATFGAGTTGPQAEELLGARGLTLGHFPQSFAYASLGGYAATRSSGQASRGYGRFDDLVHALRVATPAGDLALGRSPASAAGPDLRQLFLGSEGAFGVLTEVTVRVRPTPAATAYGAWSFPDFASGASAFREATQRGIRPTVLRLSDETETRVNAALGGHLTRLRGCLAVATFEGAAPAEAEATRDDLAAVCTAHGATSRGEDPARSWERGRFASPALRDTLMDSGILAETLETAATWTHLPALKHAVTAALTESLTATGTKPLVLCHISHVYPAGASLYFTVVAALTDDPQTRWARAKDAASRAIGETHGTITHHHAVGRDHRPYLEAEIGALGVEVLRAVKRVLDPTGIMNPGALVTPAAEPADRA
- a CDS encoding zf-HC2 domain-containing protein; this encodes MTDCGCEKARRDLEEYLRHEVCKTEQGDIAEHLENCASCRDEALVARTLTEVVARACKESAPEELRDQVLAKLRAVQATH
- the aroA gene encoding 3-phosphoshikimate 1-carboxyvinyltransferase, with protein sequence MTADAYSPTSAPIERGHWHAPVADGPLHATVTVPASKSLTNRELILAALADAPSRLIAPLHSDDSARMIDALRSLGVGIELVPGTGLYGDDIEVTPVWPMHGDTEVDCGQAGTVMRFVAGLGGFARGDVTLTAHESALHRPMGAMITALRDVGVDIDDGGHWALPFIIRGHGHVRGGEVTIDASASSQFVSGLLLAAPRFDVGLQLRHAGERLPSIPHIDMTVEALAHRGVHVERPGVGEWIVPAGPVRGKDVAIEPDLSNAAPFLAAAMIVGGSVSVTGWPAHSTQPGAMLTEILSLMGARVVRRGGALTVTGGTGIQGVDLDLSAAGELTPTIFALAAFAESPSTLHGIGHIRGHETDRIAALVAELRGLGGEAEELPDGIRIVPRPLRGGVWHAMHDHRMATTGALIGLAVPGVEVDDIGTTAKTMPEFPQIWQRMLDGEHADGVSEETMRAS